In Neofelis nebulosa isolate mNeoNeb1 chromosome 7, mNeoNeb1.pri, whole genome shotgun sequence, the following proteins share a genomic window:
- the TGM1 gene encoding protein-glutamine gamma-glutamyltransferase K isoform X1, whose translation MLPPPLPPPPPLLLPPILEEERRELGLAPPSPLINHLPARPTPSTRASSTVLGPSGPNLSPPGCRTQPCCRHHRRQVRLWQAPARWGAGQPEPASPGMMDGPRSDVGRWGGNPWQPPTTPSPEPEPEPDRRSRRGGRSFWARCCGCCSCRNETDADWGPEPHGDRGSGRGRGSSSGGRRPDSRGSDSRRPGSRASGVNAAGDGTIREGMLVVTGVDLLSSRSDQNRREHHTDEFEYDELILRRGQPFDMVLHLSRPYESSDHVALELLIGNSPEVGKGTHVIIPVGKGGSGGWKAQVTKASGQNLDLRVHTSPNAIIGKFQFTVRTRSEAGEFQLPFDPHNEIYILFNPWCPEDIVYVEHEDWRQEYVLNESGRIYYGTEAQIGERTWNYGQFDHGVLDACLYILDRRGMPYGGRGDPVSVSRVISAMVNSLDDNGVLIGNWSGDYSRGTNPSAWVGSVEILLSYLRTGYSVPYGQCWVFAGVTTTVLRCLGLATRTVTNFNSAHDTDTSLTMDIYFDENMKPLEHLNHDSVWNFHVWNDCWMKRPDLPSGFGGWQVVDATPQETSSGIFCCGPCSVESIKNGLVYMKYDTPFIFAEVNSDKVYWQRQDDGSFKIVYVEEKAIGTLIITKAIGSNMRDDVTHIYKHPEGSEAERKAVETAAAHGSKPNVYSTRDSAEDVAMQVEAQDAVMGQDLTVCVVLTNRSSSRRTVKLHLYLSVTFYTGVTGSVFKESKKEVVLAPGASDRVSMPVAYKEYRPHLVDQGSMLLNVSGHVKENGQVLAKQHTFRLRTPDLSLTLLGAAVVGQECEVQIVFKNPLPITLTNVVFRLEGSGLQRPKILNVGDIGGNETVTLHQKFVPVRPGPRQLIASLDSPQLSQVHGVIQVDVAPAPGSGGFFSDAGGDSHSGETIPMASRGGA comes from the exons ATGCTGCCGCCACCGCTACCACCGCCACCACCATTACTACTGCCACCTAttttggaagaggaaaggagagagttaGG CTTGGCTCCGCCCTCCCCCCTCATAAACCACTTACCTGCCCGTCCCACACCTTCCACTCGTGCCTCCTCGACCGTCCTGGGTCCCAGCGGTCCCAACCTGTCCCCGCCCGGCTGCCGGACTCAGCCCTGCTGTCGCCACCACCGCCGCCAGGTGAGGCTCTGGCAGGCCCCGGCAAGGTGGGGTGCGGGCCAGCCAGAGCCTGCCAGCCCAG GCATGATGGATGGTCCTCGTTCAGATGTGGGCCGCTGGGGCGGGAACCCTTGGCAGCCCCCCACCACACCTTCTccggagccagagccagagccggACAGACGATCTCGTCGAGGAGGCCGTTCCTTCTGGGCtcgctgctgcggctgctgctcaTGCCGAAATGAAACAGATGCTGACTGGGGACCTGAGCCCCACGGAGACCGAGGGTCTGGCAGGGGTCGAGGGTCCAGCTCTGGGGGTCGAAGACCAGACTCCCGGGGCTCAGATTCCCGCCGGCCTGGCTCCCGGGCCAGTGGTGTGAACGCAGCTGGAGATGGCACCATCAGAG AGGGCATGCTGGTGGTGACCGGTGTGGATCTGCTGAGTTCACGCTCGGACCAGAATCGCCGAGAGCACCACACAGATGAGTTTGAGTACGACGAGCTGATTTTACGCCGTGGGCAGCCTTTCGACATGGTCCTCCACCTCTCTCGGCCCTATGAGTCCTCTGATCATGTTGCCCTGGAGCTGCTTATCG GAAACAGCCCCGAGGTGGGGAAGGGCACACACGTGATCAtcccagtggggaaggggggcagcGGAGGCTGGAAAGCCCAGGTGACCAAGGCCAGTGGGCAGAATCTAGACCTACGTGTCCACACCTCCCCCAACGCCATCATCGGCAAGTTTCAATTCACGGTCCGCACACGTTCAGAGGCTGGCGAGTTCCAGTTGCCTTTTGACCCCCACAACGAGATCTACATCCTCTTCAATCCATGGTGTCCAG AGGACATCGTGTACGTGGAGCATGAGGATTGGCGACAGGAGTACGTGCTTAATGAATCCGGGAGAATTTACTATGGGACTGAAGCGCAGATTGGCGAGCGGACCTGGAACTATGGGCAG tttGACCATGGAGTGCTGGATGCCTGCCTGTACATCCTAGACAGGCGGGGCATGCCATATGGAGGCCGCGGGGACCCGGTCAGTGTCTCCCGGGTCATCTCTGCCATG GTGAACTCCTTGGATGACAATGGGGTCCTGATTGGAAACTGGTCTGGTGATTACTCCCGAGGCACCAACCCATCAGCTTGGGTGGGCAGCGTGGAGATCCTACTCAGCTACCTACGCACCGGCTATTCCGTCCCCTATGGCCAGTGCTGGGTCTTCGCCGGTGTGACCACAACAG TGCTGCGTTGCTTGGGCCTGGCTACCCGCACTGTCACCAATTTCAACTCGGCACATGACACAGACACATCCCTCACCATGGACATCTACTTTGACGAGAATATGAAGCCTCTCGAGCACCTGAACCATGATTCTGTTTG GAACTTCCACGTGTGGAACGACTGCTGGATGAAGAGGCCAGATCTGCCCTCTGGCTTTGGTGGGTGGCAGGTGGTGGATGCCACACCCCAGGAAACCAGCAGCG GCATCTTCTGCTGCGGCCCCTGCTCTGTGGAGTCCATCAAGAATGGCCTGGTATACATGAAATACGACACGCCCTTCATTTTTGCCGAG GTTAACAGTGACAAAGTTTACTGGCAGCGACAGGATGATGGCAGCTTTAAGATCGTGTATGTGGAAGAGAAGGCCATTGGTACGCTCATCATAACAAAGGCCATTGGATCCAACATGCGAGATGATGTCACCCACATTTATAAACACCCAGAAG GCTCGGAAGCAGAGCGGAAGGCAGTGGAGACAGCAGCCGCCCACGGCAGCAAACCCAACGTGTACTCCACGCGTGACTCAGCAGAGGATGTGGCGATGCAGGTGGAGGCACAGGACGCGGTGATGGGGCAGGACCTGACTGTCTGCGTGGTGCTGACCAAtcgcagcagcagccgccgcaCCGTGAAGCTGCACCTCTACCTCTCAGTCACCTTCTACACCGGTGTCACCGGGTCTGTCTTCAAGGAGAGCAAGAAAGAAGTGGTGCTGGCGCCAGGGGCCT CGGACCGCGTGTCCATGCCCGTGGCCTACAAGGAATACCGGCCCCACCTCGTAGATCAGGGGTCCATGCTGCTCAACGTCTCAGGCCACGTCAAGGAGAATGGGCAGGTGCTGGCCAAGCAGCACACCTTCCGTCTGCGCACCCCTGACCTTTCCCTCACC ttGTTGGGGGCAGCCGTGGTTGGTCAGGAGTGCGAAGTACAGATTGTCTTCAAGAACCCGCTGCCTATAACCCTCACCAATGTCGTCTTCCGGCTTGAGGGCTCTGGGCTACAGAGACCCAAGATCCTCAATGTGGG GGACATTGGGGGCAACGAGACAGTGACGCTGCACCAGAAGTTTGTGCCTGTGCGACCAGGCCCCCGCCAGCTCATCGCCAGCTTGGACAGCCCCCAGCTCTCCCAGGTGCATGGTGTCATCCAGGTGGACGTGGCTCCGGCCCCTGGGAGCGGAGGCTTCTTCTCAGATGCTGGAGGCGACAGTCACTCAGGGGAGACCATCCCTATGGCATCTCGAGGTGGAGCTTAA
- the TGM1 gene encoding protein-glutamine gamma-glutamyltransferase K isoform X3 — translation MMDGPRSDVGRWGGNPWQPPTTPSPEPEPEPDRRSRRGGRSFWARCCGCCSCRNETDADWGPEPHGDRGSGRGRGSSSGGRRPDSRGSDSRRPGSRASGVNAAGDGTIREGMLVVTGVDLLSSRSDQNRREHHTDEFEYDELILRRGQPFDMVLHLSRPYESSDHVALELLIGNSPEVGKGTHVIIPVGKGGSGGWKAQVTKASGQNLDLRVHTSPNAIIGKFQFTVRTRSEAGEFQLPFDPHNEIYILFNPWCPEDIVYVEHEDWRQEYVLNESGRIYYGTEAQIGERTWNYGQFDHGVLDACLYILDRRGMPYGGRGDPVSVSRVISAMVNSLDDNGVLIGNWSGDYSRGTNPSAWVGSVEILLSYLRTGYSVPYGQCWVFAGVTTTVLRCLGLATRTVTNFNSAHDTDTSLTMDIYFDENMKPLEHLNHDSVWNFHVWNDCWMKRPDLPSGFGGWQVVDATPQETSSGIFCCGPCSVESIKNGLVYMKYDTPFIFAEVNSDKVYWQRQDDGSFKIVYVEEKAIGTLIITKAIGSNMRDDVTHIYKHPEGSEAERKAVETAAAHGSKPNVYSTRDSAEDVAMQVEAQDAVMGQDLTVCVVLTNRSSSRRTVKLHLYLSVTFYTGVTGSVFKESKKEVVLAPGASDRVSMPVAYKEYRPHLVDQGSMLLNVSGHVKENGQVLAKQHTFRLRTPDLSLTLLGAAVVGQECEVQIVFKNPLPITLTNVVFRLEGSGLQRPKILNVGDIGGNETVTLHQKFVPVRPGPRQLIASLDSPQLSQVHGVIQVDVAPAPGSGGFFSDAGGDSHSGETIPMASRGGA, via the exons ATGATGGATGGTCCTCGTTCAGATGTGGGCCGCTGGGGCGGGAACCCTTGGCAGCCCCCCACCACACCTTCTccggagccagagccagagccggACAGACGATCTCGTCGAGGAGGCCGTTCCTTCTGGGCtcgctgctgcggctgctgctcaTGCCGAAATGAAACAGATGCTGACTGGGGACCTGAGCCCCACGGAGACCGAGGGTCTGGCAGGGGTCGAGGGTCCAGCTCTGGGGGTCGAAGACCAGACTCCCGGGGCTCAGATTCCCGCCGGCCTGGCTCCCGGGCCAGTGGTGTGAACGCAGCTGGAGATGGCACCATCAGAG AGGGCATGCTGGTGGTGACCGGTGTGGATCTGCTGAGTTCACGCTCGGACCAGAATCGCCGAGAGCACCACACAGATGAGTTTGAGTACGACGAGCTGATTTTACGCCGTGGGCAGCCTTTCGACATGGTCCTCCACCTCTCTCGGCCCTATGAGTCCTCTGATCATGTTGCCCTGGAGCTGCTTATCG GAAACAGCCCCGAGGTGGGGAAGGGCACACACGTGATCAtcccagtggggaaggggggcagcGGAGGCTGGAAAGCCCAGGTGACCAAGGCCAGTGGGCAGAATCTAGACCTACGTGTCCACACCTCCCCCAACGCCATCATCGGCAAGTTTCAATTCACGGTCCGCACACGTTCAGAGGCTGGCGAGTTCCAGTTGCCTTTTGACCCCCACAACGAGATCTACATCCTCTTCAATCCATGGTGTCCAG AGGACATCGTGTACGTGGAGCATGAGGATTGGCGACAGGAGTACGTGCTTAATGAATCCGGGAGAATTTACTATGGGACTGAAGCGCAGATTGGCGAGCGGACCTGGAACTATGGGCAG tttGACCATGGAGTGCTGGATGCCTGCCTGTACATCCTAGACAGGCGGGGCATGCCATATGGAGGCCGCGGGGACCCGGTCAGTGTCTCCCGGGTCATCTCTGCCATG GTGAACTCCTTGGATGACAATGGGGTCCTGATTGGAAACTGGTCTGGTGATTACTCCCGAGGCACCAACCCATCAGCTTGGGTGGGCAGCGTGGAGATCCTACTCAGCTACCTACGCACCGGCTATTCCGTCCCCTATGGCCAGTGCTGGGTCTTCGCCGGTGTGACCACAACAG TGCTGCGTTGCTTGGGCCTGGCTACCCGCACTGTCACCAATTTCAACTCGGCACATGACACAGACACATCCCTCACCATGGACATCTACTTTGACGAGAATATGAAGCCTCTCGAGCACCTGAACCATGATTCTGTTTG GAACTTCCACGTGTGGAACGACTGCTGGATGAAGAGGCCAGATCTGCCCTCTGGCTTTGGTGGGTGGCAGGTGGTGGATGCCACACCCCAGGAAACCAGCAGCG GCATCTTCTGCTGCGGCCCCTGCTCTGTGGAGTCCATCAAGAATGGCCTGGTATACATGAAATACGACACGCCCTTCATTTTTGCCGAG GTTAACAGTGACAAAGTTTACTGGCAGCGACAGGATGATGGCAGCTTTAAGATCGTGTATGTGGAAGAGAAGGCCATTGGTACGCTCATCATAACAAAGGCCATTGGATCCAACATGCGAGATGATGTCACCCACATTTATAAACACCCAGAAG GCTCGGAAGCAGAGCGGAAGGCAGTGGAGACAGCAGCCGCCCACGGCAGCAAACCCAACGTGTACTCCACGCGTGACTCAGCAGAGGATGTGGCGATGCAGGTGGAGGCACAGGACGCGGTGATGGGGCAGGACCTGACTGTCTGCGTGGTGCTGACCAAtcgcagcagcagccgccgcaCCGTGAAGCTGCACCTCTACCTCTCAGTCACCTTCTACACCGGTGTCACCGGGTCTGTCTTCAAGGAGAGCAAGAAAGAAGTGGTGCTGGCGCCAGGGGCCT CGGACCGCGTGTCCATGCCCGTGGCCTACAAGGAATACCGGCCCCACCTCGTAGATCAGGGGTCCATGCTGCTCAACGTCTCAGGCCACGTCAAGGAGAATGGGCAGGTGCTGGCCAAGCAGCACACCTTCCGTCTGCGCACCCCTGACCTTTCCCTCACC ttGTTGGGGGCAGCCGTGGTTGGTCAGGAGTGCGAAGTACAGATTGTCTTCAAGAACCCGCTGCCTATAACCCTCACCAATGTCGTCTTCCGGCTTGAGGGCTCTGGGCTACAGAGACCCAAGATCCTCAATGTGGG GGACATTGGGGGCAACGAGACAGTGACGCTGCACCAGAAGTTTGTGCCTGTGCGACCAGGCCCCCGCCAGCTCATCGCCAGCTTGGACAGCCCCCAGCTCTCCCAGGTGCATGGTGTCATCCAGGTGGACGTGGCTCCGGCCCCTGGGAGCGGAGGCTTCTTCTCAGATGCTGGAGGCGACAGTCACTCAGGGGAGACCATCCCTATGGCATCTCGAGGTGGAGCTTAA
- the TGM1 gene encoding protein-glutamine gamma-glutamyltransferase K isoform X2, translating to MLPPPLPPPPPLLLPPILEEERRELGLAPPSPLINHLPARPTPSTRASSTVLGPSGPNLSPPGCRTQPCCRHHRRQVRLWQAPARWGAGQPEPASPGMMDGPRSDVGRWGGNPWQPPTTPSPEPEPEPDRRSRRGGRSFWARCCGCCSCRNETDADWGPEPHGDRGSGRGRGSSSGGRRPDSRGSDSRRPGSRASGVNAAGDGTIREGMLVVTGVDLLSSRSDQNRREHHTDEFEYDELILRRGQPFDMVLHLSRPYESSDHVALELLIGNSPEVGKGTHVIIPVGKGGSGGWKAQVTKASGQNLDLRVHTSPNAIIGKFQFTVRTRSEAGEFQLPFDPHNEIYILFNPWCPEDIVYVEHEDWRQEYVLNESGRIYYGTEAQIGERTWNYGQFDHGVLDACLYILDRRGMPYGGRGDPVSVSRVISAMVNSLDDNGVLIGNWSGDYSRGTNPSAWVGSVEILLSYLRTGYSVPYGQCWVFAGVTTTVLRCLGLATRTVTNFNSAHDTDTSLTMDIYFDENMKPLEHLNHDSVWNFHVWNDCWMKRPDLPSGFGGWQVVDATPQETSSGIFCCGPCSVESIKNGLVYMKYDTPFIFAEVNSDKVYWQRQDDGSFKIVYVEEKAIGTLIITKAIGSNMRDDVTHIYKHPEGSEAERKAVETAAAHGSKPNVYSTRDSAEDVAMQVEAQDAVMGQDLTVCVVLTNRSSSRRTVKLHLYLSVTFYTGVTGSVFKESKKEVVLAPGASDRVSMPVAYKEYRPHLVDQGSMLLNVSGHVKENGQVLAKQHTFRLRTPDLSLTLLGAAVVGQECEVQIVFKNPLPITLTNVVFRLEGSGLQRPKILNVGWLLSLTTKPVTRGG from the exons ATGCTGCCGCCACCGCTACCACCGCCACCACCATTACTACTGCCACCTAttttggaagaggaaaggagagagttaGG CTTGGCTCCGCCCTCCCCCCTCATAAACCACTTACCTGCCCGTCCCACACCTTCCACTCGTGCCTCCTCGACCGTCCTGGGTCCCAGCGGTCCCAACCTGTCCCCGCCCGGCTGCCGGACTCAGCCCTGCTGTCGCCACCACCGCCGCCAGGTGAGGCTCTGGCAGGCCCCGGCAAGGTGGGGTGCGGGCCAGCCAGAGCCTGCCAGCCCAG GCATGATGGATGGTCCTCGTTCAGATGTGGGCCGCTGGGGCGGGAACCCTTGGCAGCCCCCCACCACACCTTCTccggagccagagccagagccggACAGACGATCTCGTCGAGGAGGCCGTTCCTTCTGGGCtcgctgctgcggctgctgctcaTGCCGAAATGAAACAGATGCTGACTGGGGACCTGAGCCCCACGGAGACCGAGGGTCTGGCAGGGGTCGAGGGTCCAGCTCTGGGGGTCGAAGACCAGACTCCCGGGGCTCAGATTCCCGCCGGCCTGGCTCCCGGGCCAGTGGTGTGAACGCAGCTGGAGATGGCACCATCAGAG AGGGCATGCTGGTGGTGACCGGTGTGGATCTGCTGAGTTCACGCTCGGACCAGAATCGCCGAGAGCACCACACAGATGAGTTTGAGTACGACGAGCTGATTTTACGCCGTGGGCAGCCTTTCGACATGGTCCTCCACCTCTCTCGGCCCTATGAGTCCTCTGATCATGTTGCCCTGGAGCTGCTTATCG GAAACAGCCCCGAGGTGGGGAAGGGCACACACGTGATCAtcccagtggggaaggggggcagcGGAGGCTGGAAAGCCCAGGTGACCAAGGCCAGTGGGCAGAATCTAGACCTACGTGTCCACACCTCCCCCAACGCCATCATCGGCAAGTTTCAATTCACGGTCCGCACACGTTCAGAGGCTGGCGAGTTCCAGTTGCCTTTTGACCCCCACAACGAGATCTACATCCTCTTCAATCCATGGTGTCCAG AGGACATCGTGTACGTGGAGCATGAGGATTGGCGACAGGAGTACGTGCTTAATGAATCCGGGAGAATTTACTATGGGACTGAAGCGCAGATTGGCGAGCGGACCTGGAACTATGGGCAG tttGACCATGGAGTGCTGGATGCCTGCCTGTACATCCTAGACAGGCGGGGCATGCCATATGGAGGCCGCGGGGACCCGGTCAGTGTCTCCCGGGTCATCTCTGCCATG GTGAACTCCTTGGATGACAATGGGGTCCTGATTGGAAACTGGTCTGGTGATTACTCCCGAGGCACCAACCCATCAGCTTGGGTGGGCAGCGTGGAGATCCTACTCAGCTACCTACGCACCGGCTATTCCGTCCCCTATGGCCAGTGCTGGGTCTTCGCCGGTGTGACCACAACAG TGCTGCGTTGCTTGGGCCTGGCTACCCGCACTGTCACCAATTTCAACTCGGCACATGACACAGACACATCCCTCACCATGGACATCTACTTTGACGAGAATATGAAGCCTCTCGAGCACCTGAACCATGATTCTGTTTG GAACTTCCACGTGTGGAACGACTGCTGGATGAAGAGGCCAGATCTGCCCTCTGGCTTTGGTGGGTGGCAGGTGGTGGATGCCACACCCCAGGAAACCAGCAGCG GCATCTTCTGCTGCGGCCCCTGCTCTGTGGAGTCCATCAAGAATGGCCTGGTATACATGAAATACGACACGCCCTTCATTTTTGCCGAG GTTAACAGTGACAAAGTTTACTGGCAGCGACAGGATGATGGCAGCTTTAAGATCGTGTATGTGGAAGAGAAGGCCATTGGTACGCTCATCATAACAAAGGCCATTGGATCCAACATGCGAGATGATGTCACCCACATTTATAAACACCCAGAAG GCTCGGAAGCAGAGCGGAAGGCAGTGGAGACAGCAGCCGCCCACGGCAGCAAACCCAACGTGTACTCCACGCGTGACTCAGCAGAGGATGTGGCGATGCAGGTGGAGGCACAGGACGCGGTGATGGGGCAGGACCTGACTGTCTGCGTGGTGCTGACCAAtcgcagcagcagccgccgcaCCGTGAAGCTGCACCTCTACCTCTCAGTCACCTTCTACACCGGTGTCACCGGGTCTGTCTTCAAGGAGAGCAAGAAAGAAGTGGTGCTGGCGCCAGGGGCCT CGGACCGCGTGTCCATGCCCGTGGCCTACAAGGAATACCGGCCCCACCTCGTAGATCAGGGGTCCATGCTGCTCAACGTCTCAGGCCACGTCAAGGAGAATGGGCAGGTGCTGGCCAAGCAGCACACCTTCCGTCTGCGCACCCCTGACCTTTCCCTCACC ttGTTGGGGGCAGCCGTGGTTGGTCAGGAGTGCGAAGTACAGATTGTCTTCAAGAACCCGCTGCCTATAACCCTCACCAATGTCGTCTTCCGGCTTGAGGGCTCTGGGCTACAGAGACCCAAGATCCTCAATGTGGG ATGGCTGTTGTCACTCACCACCAAGCCAGTCACCAGGGGAGGCTGA